In Buchnera aphidicola (Takecallis taiwana), the genomic stretch ATATCGGAATCACATTAAGATTCATATTTAATGCCATATTACATGTAGCTAATGTTTGTGCTTCAATACCTTGAGAAGCGTCAATAATTAATAAAGCTCCTTCGCATGCATTTAATGATCGTGAAACTTCATATGAAAAATCTACATGTCCCGGAGTATCAATAAAATTTAAATTAAATTTTTTTTTGTTTTGATACACATATTGAATTGCTACACTTTGTGCCTTAATTGTAATACCGCGTTCTTTTTCTAAATCCATAGAATCTAATACTTGATTTGACATTTCTCTTGGAGTTAAGCCACCGCATATTTGAATGAAACGATCTGACAATGTTGATTTTCCGTGATCAACATGTGCAATGATAGCAAAGTTTCTTATATTTTGCATAATTTTAATTTTTTATTTTAATAAAATATATAATACAATATTTTTTATAATATTATTCATTATTATAATATTTTTACGTATGTCGCGTAAAAAGATCAATATATTATCATGCAATTCATTGTACTAATATTTTTTAATTTATTTAATTTATATTTATACAATTATACTTAATATAAAATTATAAATTTATGATAAGGGAAAAAGTTATTCTTGCAATGTCTGGTGGTGTAGATTCATCGGTATCAGCATATGTATTATTACAACAAGGATATGATGTATCAGGGATTTTTATGAAAAACTGGGAAGAAGATGATACATTAGATTATTGTGCATCTTCTCAAGATTTAAACGATGTAAGAAAAGTATGTCAAAAATTGAATATTTATTTACATGAAGTAAATTTTTCTACAGAGTATTGGGATCATGTGTTTGAAAATTTTTTATTAGTACATAAACAAGGAAAAACACCTAATCCTGATATTTTATGTAATAAAAAAATAAAATTTGGTGTTTTATTTGATTTTGTAATTAATCAATTAAAAGCAGACTATCTTGCAACAGGACATTATGCACAAGTTAAATTTTTTAATAAAAAACCTATGTTAATGCGAAGTGTGGATAGTAATAAAGATCAAAGTTATTTTTTATATACATTAAGTTTTAAGAAATTAAAAAAAATACTGTTTCCAATTGGTCATTTAACAAAACAACAAGTTCGTAATATTGCAATAAAAATTAAATTACATAATGCACAAAAAAAAGATTCTATCGGTATTTGTTTTATAGGACCGAATAAAACCTCTGTTTTTTTAAGAC encodes the following:
- the mnmA gene encoding tRNA 2-thiouridine(34) synthase MnmA — protein: MIREKVILAMSGGVDSSVSAYVLLQQGYDVSGIFMKNWEEDDTLDYCASSQDLNDVRKVCQKLNIYLHEVNFSTEYWDHVFENFLLVHKQGKTPNPDILCNKKIKFGVLFDFVINQLKADYLATGHYAQVKFFNKKPMLMRSVDSNKDQSYFLYTLSFKKLKKILFPIGHLTKQQVRNIAIKIKLHNAQKKDSIGICFIGPNKTSVFLRRFIYSRPGNIVTQKGYIIGVHDGLINYTIGQRKKIGIGGKFDKKNTPWYVINKNLMKNSLIVAQGHKNIQLLSIGVIVSNVHWIHKVNIVNNLLCTVKTRYRQQDISCQIFFISLYSIKIIFHQSVSSITPGQSVVLYSENICLGGGIIARAIPLI